CGGAGCCTACGTGACCGGATGCGACCATATACTCGGCGATATGAGAGCGTGTCACAACTCCGCCGGCCCGACGGCGAACGCCCTCGACATCGACGGCTACGCCCGATTCAGCCAGCAGGGTCACTATCTCGACGAGACGTCGATCCCGTCTGAACTCGGTGGCCTCGATATAGTCGTCGAGTTCCGGGCACCCATCAACGAAATAGCCAAGGATGTGGTACTCCTCACCGCCGTCAAGCGCACTGATCTCGATCCCCGGAACGAAATCGATTCCCTCCGCTTCGCACCGTTCGGCCGCTTCGGCGTTTCCCCGAGTCGTATCGTGGTCGGTCAGCGCCAGCATCGAAACGCCGGCACGTACGGCCAGCCGAACCACTTCGGCTGGTGCATGTTTGCCATCCGACCATGTGGAATGGGTATGCAGATCAGCAATTCGTAAATTCACGGCAGCTGCCCGGGTCTTCGCAAGTCCTCGACTGCAGAACGATATAGTCCAGCCATAGCAGACAGTCAAGGTCGATACAGTCATGAAGAGGATGTGGAGTCCGTGGCGCTCCCAACATATCGAGCGCGTTGGGGCCGACGACGAAGAGTACGGAGCGGACCTTTTTCGGAGCATCGGGTCCGACCGTTCCAAAGACGAGGAGAATCTCGTCATATGGAGGGGATCTCACGTTTTTGTAGTTCTGAACTTGTACCCGTACAACAACGGTCATTTGCTCATCGTACCTTATCGGCCGGTTGCTAACTTTTGCGACCTCACGGTCGATGAACAGGTCGAACTCGCCACTTCTATCGACCGATGTATGCGGTGGCTCGACACAGCCTTGCGACCGGACGGGTACAACGTGGGAATGAATATCGGTAAGGCCGCAGGCGCAGGAATCCCCGGCCACATTCACACACATGTGATTCCGCGTTGGGCGGGCGACACCAACTTCATGCCGTTGGTGGCCGATATCAGAGTGGTTCCAGAGTCGATGGCGGACACGTTTCGGAAATTGAAGCGCGCTGTGATTCAATCAGATTCAAACAGCTAGCACACGCGCGTCGGTCCGCCTCGGAAGGATCGCTCATGTGATCACACATCGAAATCGTATGGACCGAGCCTGACACTGAATGAACGAACCAGACGCACTTACGGATACGGTCGTCGCGACTGCGGGCGGAGCGCAACCGTTCCGCATCAGCTATCGGAATATCGTCCTGTCGGTCCTTCTGAGCCTGGCAGTCGTGGTCGTCGTGGGAGCTATTACGTACGAGCCTGAGGCCATCCGACTGATCTGGGAGTCTTTTCATCCCTGGCTGATGGGCCTGGCGGCGATATCCGTGGTGGCCCGCATTCTCATAGGTGGCTGGCGACTTCAGTATGTATCGAGCGGCCACCTTTCTTTCAGTTCGTCCGTACGAGGTCAACTTGCCTGGGACTTCTTTTCCATCGTAACGCCATCTGCGATCGGTGGCGGGCCACTGGCCGCCGTATTCCTCGCACGTGACGGCAAAGTGCAGGTGGGCGAAGCAACAGCGCTTCTGTTCTTTGCCATGTTGCTAGACCAATTCTTTTTTGCGGCGACCGTGCCACTGCTCGTGATCGCCACGTTCTTCATGCCCGTATTTCCGCCGGCGATCGGTACCATCGGTACGACAACATTCCTTCTCTATTTCGTCGGACTGCTGGGCTGGGTTACCATATTCGCATACGTCACCTTCTTCCGACCTCAAGTGCTCGAGAAATGGTTGACCAAAATCTTCCGAATACGCTGGCTGAGGAAGTATCAGGATCGCGTGGCTTCAGAGATGTACTCCATGCAGACTCGCGCCAAACTCCTTCGGTCGCAACCGGCCAGGTTCTTCGTCAACGGATCACTCCAGACGCTGGCCGCATGGGCTATTCGCTATTTCCTGGTGATCTTAATCATCTGGAGTGTCTACGATGATCTGGATGTCCTCCTTGCACTTGTGCGGACAGCTGCGATGACACTCGGATCTCTCATT
This genomic stretch from Rhodothermales bacterium harbors:
- a CDS encoding flippase-like domain-containing protein, whose product is MNEPDALTDTVVATAGGAQPFRISYRNIVLSVLLSLAVVVVVGAITYEPEAIRLIWESFHPWLMGLAAISVVARILIGGWRLQYVSSGHLSFSSSVRGQLAWDFFSIVTPSAIGGGPLAAVFLARDGKVQVGEATALLFFAMLLDQFFFAATVPLLVIATFFMPVFPPAIGTIGTTTFLLYFVGLLGWVTIFAYVTFFRPQVLEKWLTKIFRIRWLRKYQDRVASEMYSMQTRAKLLRSQPARFFVNGSLQTLAAWAIRYFLVILIIWSVYDDLDVLLALVRTAAMTLGSLILPTPGGSGGVEGLYAIFLGPPVMPKYMVAPTLLVWRILGYYVFIALGGYLTMHRVRAEIRARKQSSIRLETSPVSTSQGAVEGPHPPA
- a CDS encoding PHP domain-containing protein, with the protein product MNLRIADLHTHSTWSDGKHAPAEVVRLAVRAGVSMLALTDHDTTRGNAEAAERCEAEGIDFVPGIEISALDGGEEYHILGYFVDGCPELDDYIEATEFRRDRRLVEIVTLLAESGVAVDVEGVRRRAGGVVTRSHIAEYMVASGHVGSVRSAFERYLGPGCSAYVPSAAISVEHAIGVIHGAGGCASLAHPGEWLNERIIEVFGQMGLDAIETVHPSHDERLTDYYTSLADRFELLATGGSDFHAVSGGGSNSPGAYYVNGENVDQLRRRALQIRSGSGPAPESNE
- a CDS encoding HIT domain-containing protein, with product MKRMWSPWRSQHIERVGADDEEYGADLFRSIGSDRSKDEENLVIWRGSHVFVVLNLYPYNNGHLLIVPYRPVANFCDLTVDEQVELATSIDRCMRWLDTALRPDGYNVGMNIGKAAGAGIPGHIHTHVIPRWAGDTNFMPLVADIRVVPESMADTFRKLKRAVIQSDSNS